From the Fimbriimonadaceae bacterium genome, the window GAGGAGGGAGCGGAATATGCGATCACGCGGTACTGAAGACGTCCTTATACGCTCCTTACGTCTCACCCGCGGTCTGCCGCAAAGCGGCCAGAACCTGCTCCTCCGTATGTCCACGTCGTCGTGCCATTGTCGGTCCTCCTTGTGAATTCAGAAGACCACGCCGCGCGCCACCTCCTCAAGCTGCCCCTGGCCTACTTTTCGGGTTTTGGGTCAACTTGACGTTGGCCCCGTTCTGAGGCCTGCTCAGCCAACTCATTGCGAGTTCGAGGCCCTCGTCGATTACTGAATGTCGTCCAGGTAGCGTTCCGCCCCAAATCGTATGCGGTTCACCTGGTCAATGAGGACCTGGGTGGTCTGAATGGATTCATGTCGCAGGGTCTTCTTGATCTCAGACGGGCTCGCTCCTTTTCGATAAGCCAAGGCTCCTCCCGACAGCCGAAGTGACAGAGCGGTTACATGGGGTTGGGCAAGGCCCGCTTCTTTAAACGCAGCCTTCAGCTGCTTGCGCATCCCACGTGTCGTCATGCGCTCCCCTCGGGAATGCGGATGATGATTCGTGAACAGCGGATCTTGTGACGCAAAGC encodes:
- a CDS encoding tyrosine-type recombinase/integrase, whose product is FASQDPLFTNHHPHSRGERMTTRGMRKQLKAAFKEAGLAQPHVTALSLRLSGGALAYRKGASPSEIKKTLRHESIQTTQVLIDQVNRIRFGAERYLDDIQ